ATACAATTTGAAATATaagatattattttttgaattaaaaatgaagatgTATTAccttaaaaaattattgtttacctttttaataaatacattagTGTTATCACATTATgtatgtaaaaaaaaaaaaaaaaatacataacTATTAgaataacataaatatataataaaacaattattacattttcagtacatattcattaatcctcttaatttttttttttaggaaaattttgtaaataaCTATTATAATGTAAGCCTCATACAAAACAACGTAAAAAGAACAAGTATAAAATCAAGACTCTTAGGACAAACCCAAAAACATAATCCACATTATCATAATGATCCAGAACTGAAAGAAATAATTGATAAAATGAACGAGGAAgcaataaaaaaataccAACAAACTCACGATCCATATAAACAATTGAAAGAAGTAGTAGAAAAAAAcggaaaaaaatatacagGTGGTAATGATGCAAAACATATGTCAACGCtagaaaaagaattattgGAAACATATGAAGAAACGTTTGGtgacaaaaataatataatgttaAAATCAGGTAGGTACCCAAATGATAATGACGATTCAGATGATTCACCTTCATGTGAATGTActgatattaataatgcGAAACtagaaaaaacaaaag
This is a stretch of genomic DNA from Plasmodium reichenowi strain SY57 chromosome Unknown, whole genome shotgun sequence. It encodes these proteins:
- a CDS encoding stevor; the protein is MKMYYLKKLLFTFLINTLVLSHYENFVNNYYNVSLIQNNVKRTSIKSRLLGQTQKHNPHYHNDPELKEIIDKMNEEAIKKYQQTHDPYKQLKEVVEKNGKKYTGGNDAKHMSTLEKELLETYEETFGDKNNIMLKSGRYPNDNDDSDDSPSCECTDINNAKLEKTKGKDKYLKHLKHRCIGGICSCSVGSALLTTFGVYATKAAVIAKFAEVPKNCIYSISIFKMLTHEATY